CGGTCACGACCATCCCGACGGTGGGCTTCAACGTGGAAACCGTCACCTACAAGAACGTCAAGTTCAACGTCTGGGACGTCGGCGGTCAGGACAAGATCCGGCCCCTGTGGCGGCACTATTACACCGGCACCCAAGGACTCATCTTCGTAGTGGACTGTGCGGATCGAGATCGGATCGACGAGGCCAGACAGGAGCTGCATCGCATCATCAACGACCGCGAGATGCGGGACGCCATCATCCTGATCTTCGCCAACAAGCAAGACCTGCCGGACGCCATGAAACCGCACGAGATCCAGGAGAAGCTCGGCCTGACCCGGATCAGAGATCGCAATTGGTACGTTCAGCCGTCCTGCGCTACGACGGGCGACGGACTCTACGAAGGGCTCACCTGGCTCACGTCGAATTACAAATCCTAATGCGGGGCGAAGACTAGAAGCAATTAACCAATAACTGTTCTACTTTTCTTTCGTACGTCCATTCTTTGCTTTCAGCACTCTGTATAGTCCTTCTGTTACGTTTGAATCTCCGTAAAGTATTACTTTCAGAAGCTGTGGGAAGGGTTTTTTTGTCTGAAGATCCAGTTGTTATAGTCCAAAAATGGCAGCTTGTTTGTTTACCTCTGTGCCATCGCGTATATCGAATGTATGG
Above is a window of Megalobrama amblycephala isolate DHTTF-2021 linkage group LG11, ASM1881202v1, whole genome shotgun sequence DNA encoding:
- the arf6a gene encoding ADP-ribosylation factor 6a; this translates as MGKMLSKIFGSKEMRILMLGLDAAGKTTILYKLKLGQSVTTIPTVGFNVETVTYKNVKFNVWDVGGQDKIRPLWRHYYTGTQGLIFVVDCADRDRIDEARQELHRIINDREMRDAIILIFANKQDLPDAMKPHEIQEKLGLTRIRDRNWYVQPSCATTGDGLYEGLTWLTSNYKS